A window from Candidatus Macondimonas diazotrophica encodes these proteins:
- the arsC gene encoding arsenate reductase (glutaredoxin) (This arsenate reductase requires both glutathione and glutaredoxin to convert arsenate to arsenite, after which the efflux transporter formed by ArsA and ArsB can extrude the arsenite from the cell, providing resistance.): MNIILYHNPRCSKSRAALALLRQAGLEPTLIDYLSDPPSPATLTQLVKLLGIPPRELLRKSEETYKTLNLARADLSDAFIIDAIHQYPKLLERPIAVRDGRWAIVGRPPERVLELLDHD, translated from the coding sequence ATGAACATCATCCTCTATCACAACCCGCGCTGCAGCAAATCGCGCGCAGCGTTGGCCCTGCTCCGGCAAGCCGGTCTCGAACCCACGCTGATCGACTATCTCAGTGACCCACCAAGCCCGGCGACGCTGACACAACTGGTGAAGCTACTGGGCATTCCGCCGCGCGAATTGTTGCGCAAGAGCGAAGAGACCTACAAAACACTCAACCTGGCGCGAGCCGACTTGTCCGACGCGTTCATCATCGATGCGATCCATCAGTATCCCAAGCTGCTGGAACGCCCGATTGCCGTACGGGATGGGCGGTGGGCCATCGTCGGGCGACCGCCGGAACGGGTTCTGGAGCTGTTGGACCATGATTGA
- a CDS encoding acylphosphatase → MNRVLRASAKAHHCNALALREETLDARINRTAGVRCRRSAGIPDSDAAIAVTTDQSSGMVWRVRGRVQGVGYRAFCQRQALGLGLKGWARNLPDGSVEVVAWGMSPALVALEERLRTGPRHAHVDAIEASMWRHEPADGFAVS, encoded by the coding sequence ATGAATCGAGTTCTTCGAGCCAGCGCTAAAGCGCACCATTGTAATGCGTTGGCGCTCAGAGAGGAGACGCTGGATGCGCGAATCAATCGAACCGCTGGGGTGCGATGCCGCCGATCGGCGGGTATCCCCGACTCCGACGCAGCGATCGCCGTGACGACCGACCAGTCCAGCGGGATGGTCTGGCGCGTTCGGGGCCGAGTCCAGGGCGTGGGGTATCGGGCCTTCTGTCAGCGCCAGGCCCTCGGCCTGGGCCTGAAGGGCTGGGCGCGGAACCTTCCCGATGGTTCGGTCGAAGTGGTCGCTTGGGGGATGTCGCCCGCCCTGGTGGCGCTTGAGGAACGGCTGCGAACCGGTCCGCGCCATGCCCATGTCGATGCGATTGAGGCGTCGATGTGGCGCCATGAACCTGCCGATGGTTTCGCTGTGTCATAG